The following are from one region of the Hypanus sabinus isolate sHypSab1 chromosome 14, sHypSab1.hap1, whole genome shotgun sequence genome:
- the cimip2b gene encoding ciliary microtubule inner protein 2B, translating into MMANLYPPKISPTLMTPDPHYIPGYAGYCPQYKYHLGQSYGKLTSKLLTNPALRHSGQLLLQPNLYRETNYNMETKQNQNLLQSYKASRKAQKLTDSVISGYTGFIPRSKGYFSKTFTETCTDAVAEFEREQLKAASKKQEMELINALQTGKTAGMTEQEKRLRTVKYRTPFTTITSNPILYDSSCSHKVLTSPYLMENEDPDKRFMSGYKGYVPRARFLLGSGYPAITNCALIEFNQMLNKSKPTLNSVKQNEIFPGIYPSKLGMLPQYTGHVPGYKYQFGHTFGHLTQDALGLSTIQKQMVV; encoded by the exons ATGATGGCAAACCTGTACCCACCAAAGATCAGCCCGACCCTGATGACCCCGGACCCTCACTACATCCCCGG ATATGCTGGTTATTGTCCTCAGTACAAGTACCATCTCGGACAAAGCTATGGCAAGTTAACATCTAAACTACTCACAAATCCTGCACTAAGACATTCTGGGCAATTGCTTCTCCAGCCAAACCTGTATAGAGAAACCAACTATAACATGGAAACCAAGCAAAATCAAAATCTACTTCAAAGTTATAAAGCCAGCAGGAAGGCACAAAAACTGACCGACTCAGTGATTTCTGGATACACAG GTTTTATTCCCAGAAGTAAAGGGTATTTTTCAAAAACCTTCACTGAAACCTGCACGGATGCAGTTGCAGAGTTTGAAAGGGAACAGCTTAAAGCTGCATCAAAGAAACAAGAAATGGAACTGATTAATGCATTGCAGACGGGAAAAACTGCAGGGATGACTGAGCAGGAGAAGAGA cTTCGAACAGTCAAGTATAGAACACCTTTTACTACAATTACCAGCAATCCCATACTTTATGATTCATCATGTTCTCATAAAGTACTGACCTCTCCGTACTTAATGGAAAATGAAGACCCTGATAAACGTTTTATGTCTG GGTACAAAGGATATGTACCTCGTGCCCGATTTCTGCTTGGCTCCGGGTACCCTGCCATCACAAACTGTGCTTTGATCGAATTCAACCAAATGCTTAATAAATCAAAACCTACCTTAAACTCTGTGAAACAGAATGAAATATTTCCAGGGATCTATCCCTCAAAACTTGGAATGCTGCCTCAGTATACAGGCCATGTACCAG GATATAAATATCAATTTGGTCACACTTTTGGTCACCTTACCCAGGATGCACTGGGACTGAGCACCATTCAGAAACAAATGGTGGTTTGA